The DNA sequence CACGGTGCGCCAGGTCTCGGTGAAGGAGGGCGACCGGCTGGGGGAGGGGAGCCTCATCCTGACGCTGGAGGCGGCGGCTCCGGCCGCGCCCGCGACCCCGACCCCGGCCTCGACCCCGACCCCGGGCTCGACCCCGGGCTCGACCCCGGGCTCGACCCCGGCCCCGACCCCGGCCCCGACCCCGACCTCGAGGGGTGAGGACCCCCCTCTCCCCTCCGGGGAGAGGGCCGGGGTGAGGGGCGCCGCGGACCAGGCTGCGCACCCCTTGGCCCCCCCGGCCTCGTCCGGCCTGCCCGCCTACCCCGTCGCCCTGCCGGCCACCCCCATCCCCGCCGGCGCCCCGACCACCCACGCCTCCCCCTCCGTCCGCAAGGCGGCGCGCGAGCTCGGGGTCGACCTGGTCAAGGTGCCCGGCTCCGGCCCCAAGGGGCGGGTGCTGCAGGAGGACGTCCGCAAGTACGTGAAGCAGGCGCTGACCGCGCCGCAGGCGCCGGCCAGCGGCGCCGGCCTCGACCTGCTCCCCTGGCCGAAGGTGGACTTCGCCCGGTTCGGACCGGTGGAGGCCCGCCCGCTCTCGCGCATCAAGAAGATCGCCGGCGCCAACCTGGCCCGCAACTGGGTGATGATCCCGCACGTCACGCAGCACGACGAGGCCGACGTCACCGAGCTGGAGGCCCTCCGGGTCCGGCTCAACGCCGAGCAGGGCAAGGACGGCGTGAAGGTCACCATGCTGGCCTTCCTCATGAAGGCCTGCGTGGCCGCGCTGCGGCAGTTCCCCGAGTTCAACGCCTCGCTCGACGGCGACGCGCTGATCCTGAAGCGCTCCTTCCACCTCGGCTTCGCCGCCGACACGCCCGGCGGCCTGGTGGTGCCGGTGGTGAAGGACGTCGATCAGAAGGGCGTGCTCACGCTGGCCCGCGAGCTGGGCGAGCTGGCGCTGAGGGCGCGCGAGGGCAAGCTCGGCCCCGCCGAGATGACGGGCGGCTGCTTCTCGAT is a window from the Anaeromyxobacter sp. genome containing:
- the aceF gene encoding dihydrolipoyllysine-residue acetyltransferase; its protein translation is MSTIDVRVPAIGGVKDAGVVAVLVKPGDVVALDASLITLETDKASMDVPSPLAGTVRQVSVKEGDRLGEGSLILTLEAAAPAAPATPTPASTPTPGSTPGSTPGSTPAPTPAPTPTSRGEDPPLPSGERAGVRGAADQAAHPLAPPASSGLPAYPVALPATPIPAGAPTTHASPSVRKAARELGVDLVKVPGSGPKGRVLQEDVRKYVKQALTAPQAPASGAGLDLLPWPKVDFARFGPVEARPLSRIKKIAGANLARNWVMIPHVTQHDEADVTELEALRVRLNAEQGKDGVKVTMLAFLMKACVAALRQFPEFNASLDGDALILKRSFHLGFAADTPGGLVVPVVKDVDQKGVLTLARELGELALRAREGKLGPAEMTGGCFSISSLGGIGGTAFTPIINAPEVAILGVSKAAMKPVWDGEAFRPRLMLPLSLSYDHRVIDGAAAARFTTFLGGLLADLRRVLL